A region of Maniola jurtina chromosome 18, ilManJurt1.1, whole genome shotgun sequence DNA encodes the following proteins:
- the LOC123874163 gene encoding leucine-rich repeat protein 1 isoform X2, protein MKLQCQVEVINRVHSSLNIRSNGKYLRSTVALGKEPKNEYEYFILLFSSNNKNGTKYKVKCMKQVFVKCLNEGKVTLRFDEPPHDLCIKSEVIQLKSFMRLLKSCITGDSKDLKLANLSSIGVTAKDIAPTKLTINDRSEFPAKGLPRTLKSLYIVGLKLCNFRRDILLLNHLSILDLSNNEIEKIPPEFGRLPSLSELYLSNNSLGLSKNPDWRWLFGLQKLKLLDLSGNKLGNLPKDIWKLQNLVTLKVDNNSLNKLPTTLGRISTLRYLSVSKNNLQTLPCSLMHCGLDHIDISTNNFTSETKGPILTDFTPWEFYINSLVHIAAKTVLKHKFFYAPNIIPKTLVEFLDNSNMCVCGKPVLNDKYYIIKQFDLKDFSISRHVIFNFFNKNSSVGIECFFCSPKCFMK, encoded by the exons ATGAAACTACAGTGCCAAGTTGAAGTTATTAATAGAGTGCACAGTAGTTTGAACATTAGATCTAATGGCAAATATTTGAGATCTACAGTAGCTTTAGGTAAAGAACCGAAGAACgaatatgaatattttatactGCTTTTCTCTTCTAATAACAAAAATGGTACAAAGTATAAAGTGAAATGTATGAAACAAGTATTTGTGAAATGTTTGAATGAAGGTAAAGTTACGTTAAGATTCGATGAACCTCCTCACGATTTATGTATTAAAAGTGAAGTTATACAACTAAAAAGTTTTATGAGGTTACTTAAATCTTGCATTACCGGTGATTCGAAAGACTTAAAACTAGCCAACTTATCTTCTATTGGGGTAACAGCTAAAGATATTGCACCTACTAAGTTAACAATCAACGATCGATCGGAGTTTCCAGCTAAAGGGCTCCCACGTACACTGAAGTCTCTTTATATTGTTGGACTCAAGCTGTGCAATTTTCGGCGGGATATTTTACTTCTGAATCATCTCAGTATCTTGGATTTAAGTAATAATGAAATAGAAAAGATACCCCCTGAATTTg GCAGATTACCAAGTTTAAGTGAACTGTATTTATCGAATAATTCTCTTGGTCTTAGTAAAAACCCTGATTGGCGGTGGCTTTTTGGACTTCAG AAGCTGAAGCTTTTAGATCTCAGTGGGAACAAATTAGGAAATTTGCCAAAAGATATTTGGAAACTGCAAAACTTAGTTACATTAAAAGTTGATAACAATAGTCTTAATAAATTACCCACTACTTTGGGTCGCATCAGTACTTTGAG GTATCTATCAGTGTCTAAAAACAATTTGCAGACTTTACCATGCAGTTTGATGCACTGTGGTTTAGATCATATAGATATCTCAACCAATAATTTTACGTCTGAAACAAAAGGACCAATATTGACTGACTTTACGCCTTGGGAGTTTTACATTAACAGTTTAGTTCATATTGCAGCTAAAACTGTTTTAAAGCACAAGTTTTTCTATGCGCCCAACATTATACCAAAAACTTTAGTAGAGTTTTTAGATAATTCCAATATGTGTGTTTGTGGCAAACCAGTGTTGAATGataaatattacattattaaGCAATTTGATCTCAAAGACTTTAGTATAAGTAGacatgtaatttttaatttttttaataagaattcaTCTGTTGGCATTGAATGTTTCTTTTGTTCTCCAAAATGCTTTATGAAGTAA
- the LOC123874163 gene encoding leucine-rich repeat protein 1 isoform X1: MKLQCQVEVINRVHSSLNIRSNGKYLRSTVALGKEPKNEYEYFILLFSSNNKNGTKYKVKCMKQVFVKCLNEGKVTLRFDEPPHDLCIKSEVIQLKSFMRLLKSCITGDSKDLKLANLSSIGVTAKDIAPTKLTINDRSEFPAKGLPRTLKSLYIVGLKLCNFRRDILLLNHLSILDLSNNEIEKIPPEFGRLPSLSELYLSNNSLGLSKNPDWRWLFGLQVSKKLKLLDLSGNKLGNLPKDIWKLQNLVTLKVDNNSLNKLPTTLGRISTLRYLSVSKNNLQTLPCSLMHCGLDHIDISTNNFTSETKGPILTDFTPWEFYINSLVHIAAKTVLKHKFFYAPNIIPKTLVEFLDNSNMCVCGKPVLNDKYYIIKQFDLKDFSISRHVIFNFFNKNSSVGIECFFCSPKCFMK, translated from the exons ATGAAACTACAGTGCCAAGTTGAAGTTATTAATAGAGTGCACAGTAGTTTGAACATTAGATCTAATGGCAAATATTTGAGATCTACAGTAGCTTTAGGTAAAGAACCGAAGAACgaatatgaatattttatactGCTTTTCTCTTCTAATAACAAAAATGGTACAAAGTATAAAGTGAAATGTATGAAACAAGTATTTGTGAAATGTTTGAATGAAGGTAAAGTTACGTTAAGATTCGATGAACCTCCTCACGATTTATGTATTAAAAGTGAAGTTATACAACTAAAAAGTTTTATGAGGTTACTTAAATCTTGCATTACCGGTGATTCGAAAGACTTAAAACTAGCCAACTTATCTTCTATTGGGGTAACAGCTAAAGATATTGCACCTACTAAGTTAACAATCAACGATCGATCGGAGTTTCCAGCTAAAGGGCTCCCACGTACACTGAAGTCTCTTTATATTGTTGGACTCAAGCTGTGCAATTTTCGGCGGGATATTTTACTTCTGAATCATCTCAGTATCTTGGATTTAAGTAATAATGAAATAGAAAAGATACCCCCTGAATTTg GCAGATTACCAAGTTTAAGTGAACTGTATTTATCGAATAATTCTCTTGGTCTTAGTAAAAACCCTGATTGGCGGTGGCTTTTTGGACTTCAG GTATCAAAGAAGCTGAAGCTTTTAGATCTCAGTGGGAACAAATTAGGAAATTTGCCAAAAGATATTTGGAAACTGCAAAACTTAGTTACATTAAAAGTTGATAACAATAGTCTTAATAAATTACCCACTACTTTGGGTCGCATCAGTACTTTGAG GTATCTATCAGTGTCTAAAAACAATTTGCAGACTTTACCATGCAGTTTGATGCACTGTGGTTTAGATCATATAGATATCTCAACCAATAATTTTACGTCTGAAACAAAAGGACCAATATTGACTGACTTTACGCCTTGGGAGTTTTACATTAACAGTTTAGTTCATATTGCAGCTAAAACTGTTTTAAAGCACAAGTTTTTCTATGCGCCCAACATTATACCAAAAACTTTAGTAGAGTTTTTAGATAATTCCAATATGTGTGTTTGTGGCAAACCAGTGTTGAATGataaatattacattattaaGCAATTTGATCTCAAAGACTTTAGTATAAGTAGacatgtaatttttaatttttttaataagaattcaTCTGTTGGCATTGAATGTTTCTTTTGTTCTCCAAAATGCTTTATGAAGTAA
- the LOC123874201 gene encoding G kinase-anchoring protein 1-like isoform X3: MAALVVQSRFAGLKIEDEDHSGSDNQKSKKNKANPSKKLDSAKKTKTSNNKPQPVPASKKRKQKPVEATSEQWEMWKQKDEEIVDGNFETQLQEAILLSKLDFEEKKDVYKAMKKEAESEKKLEEQSRSGNKKQKKKNVMSLEQFNDMVTHGDEPNFMNVTSETGPEEEPKQPDKDTKFFDRIQAETKNELLKDKITARVLNQTLPDEVLTRLQFTEALEKKDKEISALKQQITSLKEELFTVKSRNKKLCNILGQGEMKDKAEILVEVERLRGVQSELTAELASLHTDLEKERSRNADPRTKDKR; the protein is encoded by the exons ATGGCTGCTCTCGTTGTTCAATCTCGTTTCGCCGGCCTCAAGATCGAGGACGAAGATCATTCAGGTAGCGACAATCAGAAATCCAAGAAGAATAAGGCGAATCCTTCCAAGAAGTTGGATTCCGCTAAGAAAACCAAAACTTCTAACAACAAGCCCCAG CCTGTGCCAGCATCGAAAAAACGTAAGCAGAAGCCTGTGGAGGCCACTTCTGAgcaatgggaaatgtggaaacaAAAAGATGAAGAAATTGTAGATGGCAATTTTGAAACTCAATTGCAAGAG GCAATACTTTTGTCTAAACTGGATTTTGAAGAGAAAAAAGATGTTTACAAGGCAATGAAAAAGGAAGCAGAGTCTGAAAAGAAGTTGGAAGAACAGTCTCGCTCTGGGAAcaagaaacaaaagaaaaaaaatgtcatGAGTCTGGAACAGTTCAATGATATGGTCACACATGGTGATGAGCCTAACT ttatgaATGTAACATCTGAAACGGGTCCTGAAGAAGAACCAAAACAACCTGACAAAGATACAAAATTTTTTGACAGAATACAGGCAGAAACCAAGAATGAACTTTTAAAAGACAAAATTACAGCCAGAGTGTTGAACCAGACACTACCAGATGAGGTTCTCACAAGGCTACAGTTCACAGAAGCCCTGGAGAAGAAGGACAAAGAAATCTCAGCTTTAAAACAGCAGATCACAAGCTTGAAAGAGGAGCTTTTTACAGTAAAGTCAAGGAATAAAAAACTTTGTAACATACTTGGACAAGGCGAAA TGAAAGACAAGGCAGAAATTTTGGTAGAAGTAGAGCGTCTCCGCGGCGTACAGTCGGAGCTGACGGCGGAGCTGGCCTCGCTGCACACCGACCTTGAGAAGGAGAGGTCCAGAAACGCAGACCCGCGCACTAAAGACAAG CGTTAA
- the LOC123874201 gene encoding G kinase-anchoring protein 1-like isoform X1 encodes MAALVVQSRFAGLKIEDEDHSGSDNQKSKKNKANPSKKLDSAKKTKTSNNKPQPVPASKKRKQKPVEATSEQWEMWKQKDEEIVDGNFETQLQEAILLSKLDFEEKKDVYKAMKKEAESEKKLEEQSRSGNKKQKKKNVMSLEQFNDMVTHGDEPNFMNVTSETGPEEEPKQPDKDTKFFDRIQAETKNELLKDKITARVLNQTLPDEVLTRLQFTEALEKKDKEISALKQQITSLKEELFTVKSRNKKLCNILGQGEMKDKAEILVEVERLRGVQSELTAELASLHTDLEKERSRNADPRTKDKRYGTKKKSIRFDVSSEATVSKDSGTS; translated from the exons ATGGCTGCTCTCGTTGTTCAATCTCGTTTCGCCGGCCTCAAGATCGAGGACGAAGATCATTCAGGTAGCGACAATCAGAAATCCAAGAAGAATAAGGCGAATCCTTCCAAGAAGTTGGATTCCGCTAAGAAAACCAAAACTTCTAACAACAAGCCCCAG CCTGTGCCAGCATCGAAAAAACGTAAGCAGAAGCCTGTGGAGGCCACTTCTGAgcaatgggaaatgtggaaacaAAAAGATGAAGAAATTGTAGATGGCAATTTTGAAACTCAATTGCAAGAG GCAATACTTTTGTCTAAACTGGATTTTGAAGAGAAAAAAGATGTTTACAAGGCAATGAAAAAGGAAGCAGAGTCTGAAAAGAAGTTGGAAGAACAGTCTCGCTCTGGGAAcaagaaacaaaagaaaaaaaatgtcatGAGTCTGGAACAGTTCAATGATATGGTCACACATGGTGATGAGCCTAACT ttatgaATGTAACATCTGAAACGGGTCCTGAAGAAGAACCAAAACAACCTGACAAAGATACAAAATTTTTTGACAGAATACAGGCAGAAACCAAGAATGAACTTTTAAAAGACAAAATTACAGCCAGAGTGTTGAACCAGACACTACCAGATGAGGTTCTCACAAGGCTACAGTTCACAGAAGCCCTGGAGAAGAAGGACAAAGAAATCTCAGCTTTAAAACAGCAGATCACAAGCTTGAAAGAGGAGCTTTTTACAGTAAAGTCAAGGAATAAAAAACTTTGTAACATACTTGGACAAGGCGAAA TGAAAGACAAGGCAGAAATTTTGGTAGAAGTAGAGCGTCTCCGCGGCGTACAGTCGGAGCTGACGGCGGAGCTGGCCTCGCTGCACACCGACCTTGAGAAGGAGAGGTCCAGAAACGCAGACCCGCGCACTAAAGACAAG AGATATGGCACTAAAAAGAAAAGTATACGTTTTGATGTATCGTCCGAGGCCACCGTGTCGAAGGACTCTGGAACATCTTAG
- the LOC123874201 gene encoding G kinase-anchoring protein 1-like isoform X2, with the protein MAALVVQSRFAGLKIEDEDHSGSDNQKSKKNKANPSKKLDSAKKTKTSNNKPQPVPASKKRKQKPVEATSEQWEMWKQKDEEIVDGNFETQLQEAILLSKLDFEEKKDVYKAMKKEAESEKKLEEQSRSGNKKQKKKNVMSLEQFNDMVTHGDEPNFMNVTSETGPEEEPKQPDKDTKFFDRIQAETKNELLKDKITARVLNQTLPDEVLTRLQFTEALEKKDKEISALKQQITSLKEELFTVKSRNKKLCNILGQGEMKDKAEILVEVERLRGVQSELTAELASLHTDLEKERSRNADPRTKDKKKKAANGERDK; encoded by the exons ATGGCTGCTCTCGTTGTTCAATCTCGTTTCGCCGGCCTCAAGATCGAGGACGAAGATCATTCAGGTAGCGACAATCAGAAATCCAAGAAGAATAAGGCGAATCCTTCCAAGAAGTTGGATTCCGCTAAGAAAACCAAAACTTCTAACAACAAGCCCCAG CCTGTGCCAGCATCGAAAAAACGTAAGCAGAAGCCTGTGGAGGCCACTTCTGAgcaatgggaaatgtggaaacaAAAAGATGAAGAAATTGTAGATGGCAATTTTGAAACTCAATTGCAAGAG GCAATACTTTTGTCTAAACTGGATTTTGAAGAGAAAAAAGATGTTTACAAGGCAATGAAAAAGGAAGCAGAGTCTGAAAAGAAGTTGGAAGAACAGTCTCGCTCTGGGAAcaagaaacaaaagaaaaaaaatgtcatGAGTCTGGAACAGTTCAATGATATGGTCACACATGGTGATGAGCCTAACT ttatgaATGTAACATCTGAAACGGGTCCTGAAGAAGAACCAAAACAACCTGACAAAGATACAAAATTTTTTGACAGAATACAGGCAGAAACCAAGAATGAACTTTTAAAAGACAAAATTACAGCCAGAGTGTTGAACCAGACACTACCAGATGAGGTTCTCACAAGGCTACAGTTCACAGAAGCCCTGGAGAAGAAGGACAAAGAAATCTCAGCTTTAAAACAGCAGATCACAAGCTTGAAAGAGGAGCTTTTTACAGTAAAGTCAAGGAATAAAAAACTTTGTAACATACTTGGACAAGGCGAAA TGAAAGACAAGGCAGAAATTTTGGTAGAAGTAGAGCGTCTCCGCGGCGTACAGTCGGAGCTGACGGCGGAGCTGGCCTCGCTGCACACCGACCTTGAGAAGGAGAGGTCCAGAAACGCAGACCCGCGCACTAAAGACAAG AAGAAAAAAGCGGCAAATGGAGAAAGAGACAAATAA